The Chelonia mydas isolate rCheMyd1 chromosome 3, rCheMyd1.pri.v2, whole genome shotgun sequence genome includes a region encoding these proteins:
- the ENPP4 gene encoding bis(5'-adenosyl)-triphosphatase ENPP4, whose amino-acid sequence MLSAMKLILTLFLSGIVACYGGNANDDSIHKLLLVSFDGFRADYLQNYRLPHLQEFIEDGVLVEHVTNAFITKTFPNHYSIVTGLYEESHGIVANTMYEEDTKKTFSEFNDTDPFWWNEATPIWVTNQQQENRRSAAAMWPGTDVKINNTIPHFFMKYNNLVTFEERMENITMWLNNSNPPVTFATLYWEEPDASGHIYGPGDKEKMRKVLEQVDNHIGSLIYKLKALGLWENINVIITSDHGMTQCFPDKLIRLDNCIGRGNYTLVDKTPVAAILPRNNKTYVYNLLKNCSTSMKVYLKEEIPDRFHYHHNKRIQPIILVADEGWTIVQSGSLTKLGDHGYDNALPSMHPFLAAHGPAFHKGYKQNTINNVDIYPMMCHILRLKPQPNNGTFSNTKCLLVDQWCINLPEAIGIVVGVLLVLTTLTCLIIIMKNRVSSPRPFSRLQLQEDDDPLIG is encoded by the exons ATGTTGTctgcaatgaaattaatattaaCACTCTTTCTTTCTGGAATTGTAGCCTGTTATGGTGGAAATGCTAACGATGATTCAATACACAAGTTACTCCTGGTGTCCTTTGATGGTTTCAGGGCTGACTATCTGCAAAACTATAGACTTCCTCATCTCCAGGAGTTTATTGAGGATGGTGTGTTGGTAGAACATGTTACAAATGCTTTTATCACAAAAACTTTCCCAAACCATTACAGCATAGTGACAGGCTTATATGAAGAAAGCCATGGCATTGTGGCTAACACAATGTATGAAGAAGATACAAAGAAGACATTTTCGGAGTTTAATGATACAGATCCTTTCTGGTGGAATGAGGCAACTCCTATTTGGGTGACAAATCAGCAGCAAGAGAATAGAAGAAGTGCTGCTGCAATGTGGCCTGGTACTGATGTAAAAATTAACAACACAATACCTCATTTTTTTATGAAGTATAATAATTTAGTAACATTTGAAGAGAGAATGGAGAACATTACTATGTGGCTGAACAACTCAAACCCACCAGTTACTTTTGCTACACTCTATTGGGAAGAACCAGATGCAAGTGGGCATATATATGGACCAGGAGATAAAGAAAAAATGAGAAAAGTGTTAGAACAAGTGGATAACCACATTGGTTCACTTATTTATAAACTCAAGGCATTGGGATTGTGGGAGAACATTAATGTCATAATTACAAGTGATCATGGAATGACTCAGTGTTTCCCGGACAAGCTGATTAGACTGGACAACTGCATTGGCCGCGGTAACTACACTCTGGTAGACAAGACACCAGTTGCTGCAATACTACCAAGAAATa ACAAAACATATGTATATAACTTACTGAAAAACTGCAGCACTTCCATGAAGGTGTATCTTAAAGAAGAGATTCCAGACAGATTTCATTACCATCACAATAAGCGCATTCAACCCATAATTCTGGTTGCAGATGAGGGCTGGACAATTGTACAAAGTGGGTCACTTACAAAAT TAGGTGACCACGGCTATGACAATGCTCTCCCAAGCATGCATCCGTTCCTGGCTGCTCATGGTCCTGCTTTTCACAAAGGCTACAAGCAGAACACTATTAATAATGTTGATATCTACCCAATGATGTGTCACATCCTCAGACTAAAACCTCAGCCCAATAATGGAACCTTCAGCAACACCAAGTGCTTGTTAGTTGACCAGTGGTGCATAAATCTCCCTGAAGCAATTGGAATAGTTGTTGGTGTCCTCCTTGTGTTAACTACTCTGACCTGCCTTATAATAATCATGAAGAATAGAGTGTCCTCTCCCCGTCCATTCTCCCGACTTCAGCTACAAGAGGATGAC